From Toxorhynchites rutilus septentrionalis strain SRP chromosome 2, ASM2978413v1, whole genome shotgun sequence, a single genomic window includes:
- the LOC129768977 gene encoding uncharacterized protein LOC129768977 isoform X2: MFRAARREWTIRRKLNLALNLLRNKPRAFTPRRVKMFPKKEEKKRYDLWLARLRLVYEPSPTTNVCSSHFSSDNFVPPSRRRITKRVILKNTAVPDINLPQPKTDPRKEKIAKKRAERVARRSEIKLEDNHNKGFGTDIIETVELVEAAVQVNTLDWDTLFLNRRRKTAVRFKTDSELNCWTGLTSLKMLNTIVEGLCSLAAYKKRSRPIICAEEEVLVVFTKMKTNISVRCLGTLFNLHYQTVSAVIHRTVPLLKMMCTALIPWPTQGEIHRNMPHFFRPDFTDVVAVLDCMEIPIKKPKCLHCRINAYSHCKGHETAKYLITVTPGGTISYVSRGYGGRASENQIVVEENMLGKFRMGEALMADDRFSIESECAPYGVKLVRPPFLTARRYQFNGKDAREGVSIAAAYTLYVKRAMQRIKMFEIFNNEIDPRFLPFLDDMIYIVCGIVNISKPFLLNMRL, encoded by the exons GATATGACCTGTGGCTGGCCAGACTGCGATTGGTGTATGAACCGTCTCCGACGACAAATGTTTGCAGCTCACATTTTAGCAGTGACAACTTTGTTCCTCCAT CTCGAAGAAGGATCACCAAACGGGTGATACTGAAAAATACAGCTGTACCGGATATAAATCTACCTCAACCGAAAACTGACCCAAGAAAGGAAAAAATAGCTAAGAAACGTGCTGAGCGAGTAGCCAGGCGGAGTGAAATCAAACTAGAGGACAATCACAATAAGGGATTTGGAACGGATATAATAGAAACAGTGGAATTGGTGGAAGCAGCTGTTCAGGTGAACACGCTTGATTGGGATACACTTTTTCTGAATCGCCGCAGAAAGACGGCTGTTCGCTTCAAAACCGATTCGGAATTGAACTGCTGGACCGGGTTGACTTCCCTCAAAATGTTGAATACCATCGTTGAAGGTTTGTGCTCGTTGGCCGCGTATAAAAAGCGATCACGCCCTATTATTTGTGCGGAAGAGGAAGTGCTTGTGGTGTTTACGAAAATGAAAACGAATATATCGGTCCGTTGCCTGGGAACTCTCTTTAACCTGCATTACCAGACTGTTTCGGCAGTGATACATCGGACAGTTCCATTGCTGAAAATGATGTGCACTGCCTTAATACCATGGCCAACACAGGGAGAAATACACCGCAACATGCCACACTTTTTCCGGCCAGATTTTACGGATGTTGTCGCTGTGCTCGATTGCATGGAAATTCCaatcaaaaaaccaaaatgtcTCCACTGCAGAATCAACGCATATTCGCATTGTAAAGGACATGAGACTGCGAAGTACTTGATTACCGTTACACCGGGCGGGACGATATCCTACGTGAGTCGTGGATACGGCGGGAGGGCTTCGGAGAACCAAATAGTTGTGGAGGAAAATATGCTTGGGAAGTTCAGAATGGGTGAAGCACTGATGGCCGATGACAGATTCAGCATAGAATCCGAATGTGCTCCCTACGGAGTAAAGCTCGTGCGACCGCCTTTTTTAACCGCTCGTCGATATCAGTTTAACGGAAAGGATGCTCGTGAAGGTGTGTCCATAGCCGCGGCATACACCCTCTATGTGAAACGAGCTATGCAACGCATAAAAATGTTCGAAATATTCAACAACGAAATCGATCCACGATTTCTTCCCTTTTTGGATGATATGATATACATTGTCTGTGGAATAGTCAACATTTCCAAGCCGTTTTTGTTAAACATGCGTCTTTAg
- the LOC129768975 gene encoding uncharacterized protein LOC129768975, which produces MASKTTFQGVWLHDPEFSSWLKRIDTKLGCAYCSVCSCEIVLSNMGKQALKSHMKSKKHSQRTTAGNIFKYLMSDSHQTFEPGTSKNIGFSCARNDHPPVESVPTVAIPSVSSASILPPSKTIDKFMLKNDTIKAEILWCLETVMCHKSLRTAEKDMVVLRTMFHDSQIAEKVQLGRDKMSYMMLFGIAPYYKSELDKTLHNTNCIVVGFDESLNKTTKKQQMDLNVRFWDEEKKEVVTRYMTSMFLGRSRATDLHAAFKEGLGNIPLNKLLQVSMDGPNVNWSFLRELKMDFEHGEERLLDLGSCGLHILHGAFKEGVRCSGWNVTKYLRGIYHIFKDVPARRALFTSYSGSAVYPLKFCAHRWLENINVAQRAVEITPHIRKFVEGVQNDKIEPKSDSYVDVVECLKDPLLLAKLTFFKSVAAEVEPFLREFQTDNPMVPFLYNNLSQMARSILGRFMQIDQLKNITQVTIEEINEAKNHLPMKEIVLGFETRKVLKNSSKLTQKQILQFRLECKGFLKALILKLMKRSPLTYPVTKAASSLDPSVIDSDQKLAGKRFEKLLTILMDFGRISGASADLALKQYLKLVGSNKSNKFAYYDRKNERLDHFWKGLLSGDEFMELFTIVKMICCLSHGNANLERGFSINAECLFENMREESVVAKRQIYDAVFHAGEIASIQISNQLIQRVRNSHSLYIEDKERRKKEDLASNASKMMKRQREAEAKSLEIKRSKILENAQKEAESLQEKIALLKSTVL; this is translated from the exons ATGGCAAGCAAAACCACGTTCCAAGGCGTTTGGTTGCATGACCCGGAGTTTTCATCATGGTTGAAACGAATTGACACTAAGCTAGGATGCGCATACTGTTCTGTATGTTCCTGTGAAATAGTTCTCAGCAACATGGGCAAACAGGCTCTCAAAAGTCATATGAAATCAAAGAAGCATAGTCAACGAACCACAGCcggaaatattttcaaatatctaatgagTGATTCACACCAAACGTTCGAACCAGGCACTTCCAAGAATATCGGATTCAGTTGTGCTAGAAATGATCATCCACCTGTGGAATCAGTACCTACTGTTGCGATTCCTTCAGTTTCCTCTGCGAGCATTCTACCTCCTTCGAAAACTATCGATAAATTCATGCTGAAAAACGATACCATCAAAGCTGAGATCCTGTGGTGTTTGGAAACAGTTATGTGTCACAAATCACTCCGCACAGCTGAAAAGGACATGGTAGTATTGAGAACAATGTTTCATGATAGCCAGATTGCTGAGAAGGTTCAACTAGGCCGTGATAAAATGAGCTACATGATGCTGTTTGGCATTGCCCCCTATTATAAATCTGAGCTCGATAAAACTCTGCATAATACAAACTGCATTGTCGTTGGTTTTGACGAGTCCTTAAATAAGACTACAAAAAAGCAGCAAATGGATCTAAATGTCAGATTTTGGGATGAAGAAAAGAAGGAGGTGGTAACTCGTTACATGACCTCAATGTTCTTGGGACGATCTCGAGCAACAGATTTACATGCAGCTTTTAAAGAAGGCCTGGGAAATATCCCTTTAAACAAGCTTCTTCAGGTGTCGATGGATGGTCCCAACGTGAATTGGTCATTTTTACGCGAGCTGAAAATGGActttgaacatggagaagaaaGGCTCTTGGATTTAGGTAGctgcggattgcatattttgcaCGGTGCATTCAAGGAAGGTGTTCGCTGCTCTGGATGGAATGTTACGAAGTACCTGCGAGGCATCTATCACATCTTCAAAGATGTTCCAGCACGACGCGCTTTATTCACATCGTATTCGGGAAGTGCTGTGTATCCACTGAAGTTTTGCGCTCACAGATGGTTGGAAAACATTAACGTAGCACAAAGAGCTGTGGAGATTACTCCTCATATAAGGAAGTTCGTTGAGGGTGTTCAGAATGacaaaattgaaccaaaatcaGATTCGTACGTCGATGTAGTTGAGTGTCTAAAAGATCCTCTACTGTTGGCTAAGTTGACCTTTTTCAAATCCGTTGCCGCTGAAGTAGAACCATTTTTGCGCGAGTTCCAAACGGATAATCCCATGGTGCCATTTTTGTATAACAATTTGAGTCAAATGGCTAGAAGTATATTGGGAAGATTCATGCAGATCGATCAGCTAAAGAACATCACTCAG GTAACAATAGAAGAGATCAATGAAGCCAAGAATCATTTACCAATGAAAGAGATTGTATTGGGTTTTGAaacaagaaaagttttaaaaaactcGTCAAAATTGACCCAAAAACAAATTCTGCAATTTCGTCTGGAATGCAAAGGATTTTTGAAAGCACTGATTCTAAagcttatgaagcgatcgccatTGACGTATCCTGTGACGAAAGCCGCATCCTCTCTTGACCCTTCAGTCATTGATTCCGATCAAAAATTGGCTGGAAAACGATTCGAAAAGCTTTTAACTATATTGATGGATTTTGGTCGTATCAGTGGAGCTTCAGCAGACTTGGCactgaaacaatatttaaaattaGTTGGTAGCAACAAAAGCAACAAGTTTGCCtactatgatcggaaaaatgaaCGACTGGACCATTTCTGGAAGGGATTGCTATCGGGGGATGAGTTTATGGAACTTTTTACCATCGTAAAAATGATCTGCTGTCTCTCGCATGGAAACGCCAACCTTGAGAGGGGCTTTTCCATTAACGCTGAATGTCTTTTTGAAAACATGCGTGAGGAATCGGTTGTTGCTAAGCGACAAATTTATGACGCTGTATTTCACGCTGGAGAGATAGCATCAATACAAATTTCGAACCAGCTAATTCAACGAGTTCGAAATTCTCACTCCCTTTATATAGAAGACAAGGAACGCCGTAAGAAAGAAGATCTTGCGTCAAATGCGTCAAAGATGATGAAACGTCAACgagaagcagaagcgaaatCTTTAGAGATCAAACGGagtaaaattttggaaaacgcaCAGAAGGAAGCCGAAAgtttgcaagaaaaaatcgctttGTTGAAATCAACTGTTTTGTAA
- the LOC129768978 gene encoding uncharacterized protein LOC129768978, translating into MASNEAKTLMLTVKVQLADIIQYAAGASWLIIEGERVFQANRLLLVGVRTVHEDGVTIFATCLKSSSPRSEPHKISIRTRPVFEQWTLQCSCEAGMVKCKHIMAVLNHLLMFPSVPLLTAADLRQKWGEITEKVAVDMHRPTLLTAFCKKTTNAEDMAKVVSPILLPAPPAGLTPDESNTILQLFVEGFPESSLAFEKNGRPKERSTLVHGEGVEVMECSNQYLKKNDNIYI; encoded by the exons ATG GCATCCAACGAGGCAAAAACTTTGATGTTGACGGTGAAGGTACAACTTGCGGATATCATTCAATACGCCGCAGGAGCAAGCTGGCTGATAATCGAAGGTGAACGTGTGTTTCAAGCTAACCGCTTACTTCTGGTCGGAGTCCGAACCGTACACGAGGACGGCGTCACCATATTTGCCACTTGTTTAAAGTCATCGTCACCGCGGTCTGAGCCGCACAAAATTTCCATCCGTACCAGACCTGTCTTTGAACAGTGGACTTTGCAGTGTTCGTGCGAAGCTGGAATGGTAAAGTGCAAGCACATAATGGCAGTTTTGAACCATCTTCTAAT gtttccatCGGTTCCATTGCTTACTGCAGCAGACTTGAGACAGAAATGGGGTGAAATTACAGAAAAGGTTGCTGTCGACATGCACAGGCCAACGTTACTGACGGCGTTCTGCAAGAAAACGACGAATGCAGAGGATATGGCTAAAGTTGTTTCTCCTATTTTACTACCAGCCCCGCCAGCGGGACTGACTCCGGACGAAAGTAACACCATTCTTCAACTTTTCGTAGAAG GATTCCCTGAAAGCAGTTTGGCATTCGAAAAAAATGGACGACCAAAGGAAAGATCCACACTTGTTCACGGTGAAGGGGTAGAAGTTATGGAGTGTTCGAatcagtatttaaaaaaaaatgataacatctatatttaa